One genomic window of Prochlorococcus sp. MIT 0801 includes the following:
- a CDS encoding CYTH domain-containing protein has product MGIEIERRFLVKNEDWKDQVILSESFSQAYLNASVDEWATRVRIIDNNKGYITLKSSLNELINYEFEYSIPRKDAIELIQLSKYKIAKTRYQLNINKKNWVVDVFEESNSCLKIAEIELNSESEEIQVPSWCGQEITGIKSLSNAALAKAPISELSVKDRIKAKSF; this is encoded by the coding sequence ATGGGCATAGAAATAGAAAGGAGATTCTTAGTTAAAAATGAAGATTGGAAAGATCAGGTAATACTAAGTGAAAGTTTTAGTCAGGCCTACTTAAATGCAAGTGTAGATGAATGGGCTACTCGAGTAAGGATAATAGATAATAATAAAGGGTACATAACATTAAAGTCCTCTTTAAATGAATTAATAAACTATGAGTTTGAATATTCAATTCCTAGAAAAGATGCTATTGAATTAATACAATTATCTAAATATAAAATTGCTAAAACTCGATATCAGCTAAATATAAATAAAAAAAATTGGGTGGTTGATGTTTTTGAAGAGTCAAATTCGTGTTTAAAAATTGCTGAAATTGAATTGAATTCTGAATCAGAAGAAATTCAAGTCCCATCATGGTGTGGACAAGAGATAACTGGGATCAAATCATTGAGCAATGCTGCTCTTGCGAAAGCACCAATTTCTGAATTGTCAGTAAAAGATAGGATAAAAGCCAAAAGCTTCTAA
- a CDS encoding response regulator transcription factor, with protein sequence MFTGEIANSSHMGLSAREMEIIGLVADGLTNQEIAEKLTISKRTVDNHVSNMFTKTGSKNRVALLNWAMDHGKICRDGFNCCSLPDETDS encoded by the coding sequence ATGTTTACAGGAGAGATCGCTAATTCGTCCCACATGGGACTGTCAGCCAGGGAGATGGAGATCATTGGATTAGTTGCAGATGGCCTGACTAATCAGGAGATTGCTGAAAAACTGACAATTAGTAAAAGAACTGTAGACAATCATGTCAGCAATATGTTCACAAAAACAGGTTCGAAAAACAGAGTGGCTTTGTTGAACTGGGCAATGGATCATGGAAAAATCTGCCGAGATGGATTTAACTGTTGTTCATTGCCAGATGAAACAGATTCTTAG